From the Halarchaeum grantii genome, the window CGACTGTGACCGAGGATGGGACGATTCTCGCGCGGCCGGCGACTGGCACGGTCTCCCCGTACGGTGTGCGCTGGCAGGGTGCGGCCACGCGAAAGAAGGACTGGATGACGTCGCTGACGCCATTCACGGACGGCGAGGACGAGGAGTCGCTATCGGCGGTCGACCGACCGGGGGCGGCGCTCGCGTCCCTCATCGACCACGTCAACGACGCCACCGAACCACTCGCCTTCCAGGTCGTCTTCCAGCGGCGCGAGAGCTGGCAGTCGGATGCCGAACTCCGCAAGGAAGACCTGATCGACGGCCGAGACACATGGTCGCAACGCCTCATCGGCGACCTCCTCGAGTTCGAGGAGTACGAACACGACCACGACGAACGCGAGTTGAGCGACATCGTCGTCCGCCGGTTGAACGCCATCGAGGCGACGAACCCACAACGCTCGTTCACCACGAACATCCGGGCGGTCGGCGTGCCCACGAGCGACGACGGCGAGGAGTCGCTGGACGAGCGGCTGTCGTCGCTTGCGCCCGTCTTCGACCCGCTCGACGGTCCCTTCTACGACGTCGACGCCGAACGAGTCCGGTCGAGTGGCTTTCGTGAAGCGAAGAAGGAGAAGAACGCACGAAACGCACTCCAGCGTCTCATCAATCGTGAGATCGTCACGGGTCGCGGGAAGACACGACCCGACTTCGTGCTGAGCGGCCGGGAACTCGCGAACTTCCTCCTCGTCCCCTCCTCCGAACAGCTCTCGATCGAGGGCTCGCGTGGGACGCGTGCGGAACAGCAGAGTCGGAATCCCCTCACACGCCCCGACCCCGACCTTCTGAGCGAGTTCCGCGCGGGGATGGCCGTCGGCTACGCGCTCGACGAGACCGGCGAGCCCGAGGACGAACCGGTTCGGGTCCCGCCGAGTCTCCTCCCGACCCACTACGGGCGCTTCGGAACGACCGGCGCTGGGAAGTCGAAAGCCCAGATCAACGAACTGCTCTCACTCTACGCGAACACGAGTGGCCCGACCATCCACATCGAGCCGAAGGGGGACGGGATGACGGAGAACTACATGCGCGCCCACGCCGCTGGATTCGGGCTCGAGGACCTCGAAGAGAACGTCATCCACTTCTCGATTCCCGAGGACCTCCCTGGGTTCTCCTTCTTCAACATCCAGCCCGCTCTCGAGAACGGCGTCCGTCGCGAGGACGCCGTCCAGAAGAAGGCCGACCACTACGAGGAGATTCTCAAACTCGTCATGGGCCAGGAGCGCTACGAGCGCGCGACTGTCGCCCCCGGCCTGATCAAGACGCTCATCAAGGCGCTCTTCGACGAGGAGCACGGCCGCGAGAACGGCCAGTATCGCGAATCGACCGAGTACTTCGCGCACCGCCAACTCGAGAACGCGCTCGACCAGCTCTGGGAGGCCGGCCCGCCACAGCCCGACTTGAGCGCGGCGCCGCAGTCGACCGACGAGGCCGTCACGCGCTCCTTGCGTCGCCAGTTGCAGGCGGACAAGACGACGTTCTCGAACATCATGGGCGGCGTCAGCAACCGCCTCGCGATGATTTCGGACGACGCGACCCTCCGCCGCATCTTCAACAATACTGATCCGCAGTTCGACTTCCGCGATCTCCTCGACGAGGACACGATGGTCCTCTTCGACCTCGGTGATCTTCGCGAGGACGCCGCCCGCATCATGACCGGCGTCATCCTCACCAACCTTGAGGCCGCCCTCCAAGAGGAGAATCAAGACGTCGCGACCCACCCCGACGAGTACGTCGTGAACCTCCTGATCGACGAGGCGGCGTCGGTCGCCGTCTCGGACGTGATGAACAACCTCCTCGAGCAGGGTCGGAGTTTCCGGCTGTCGGTCGGGTTGTCGATGCAGTTCCCCGAGCAGATGAAAGCCGAAGGCGGTCGTCGCGCCTACCTGAACGTCCTGAACAACGTCGGCAGCCCGCTCGTCGGGAAGATCAGCGTCGACCGCGAACTCGCCCAGGCGATGGCTCACGAGGAGATGGACCCGGAGGACTTCGCGAACCGCATCCGCTCGCTCCCACGCGGCGAGTGGATCGCGAACCTCCCCAGTCCCGTCTTCGGAGAGACCGGGCCGTATCCGTTCAGTCTCGCGCCACTCCCGATCCCGACGGGCCATCCGGAGAGCGACCAGCCCTTGACGAGCGACGAAGAGGCGCGCTTCGAGGACACGCTCACGCGGCTCCACGACCACGTCGGTGACGCCTATGGCGTGACGGAGGACGAGACGCCGACGACGCAGACGCCCGAGGAACTCGGTGACGTCCTCGACGTCGCGGACGGCGAGTTGGACGTCGCGCTCGCGAAAGTCGTTCGCAGCGTCCAGTTGCGAACCAGGAGTCGGGAGGGGAACGACTGGGTGGCGGTCGAGACAGTCGACGACGAACTCCGCCGTCTCTTCGAGGACGCCGATGCGGACGCGCCGACGTACGAGGAACTCTCGTCGGTCCGGCAGCGCTCGCGCTTCCTCGAGACGACCGTCGACATGGACGCCGACGAACTCGTGATCCGCCTTACCAACGACGGCGAAGACGTCGCGACGCCCGAAACCGGGTCAGTGCAGTCTGCCGGAAGTGAGAAGCACGACACAGCCCTCGAACAGATCGAGCAGGAGTTGACCGCGCAGGGATTCACCGTCTCCATCCTCACCCAGGACGGCAGCGAGAAACCGGACGCCCGGGCGACCCATCCCGACTTCGAGGAGCCGTTCGCGATCGAGGTAGAGACCACAACACCAGAGAACCCCGCGAAGGTGCTGGTGAACCTCCGGAAAGCACAGGATAAAGGTGAATTCCCGCTCTTCGTCGTTCGCCCCGGGTCGTCGCAGACTGAGTGGGCAGAGCGCGTCGAG encodes:
- a CDS encoding ATP-binding protein; protein product: MREYLRVTPTSETLDPAGIPRLLESLHKLTNESGGLGSKLNPLSSSTPPRFEFLALSEGEDAPVEFYYGADDHLDTVEERLRSVYPETFDLERVDLDVASRLVQPVEYSREEFVDAYQQGDLEYEFGEDEQYALTDEGEREARDGEVTADRVVSMEGTALELAAGDDATIERPTVTEDGTILARPATGTVSPYGVRWQGAATRKKDWMTSLTPFTDGEDEESLSAVDRPGAALASLIDHVNDATEPLAFQVVFQRRESWQSDAELRKEDLIDGRDTWSQRLIGDLLEFEEYEHDHDERELSDIVVRRLNAIEATNPQRSFTTNIRAVGVPTSDDGEESLDERLSSLAPVFDPLDGPFYDVDAERVRSSGFREAKKEKNARNALQRLINREIVTGRGKTRPDFVLSGRELANFLLVPSSEQLSIEGSRGTRAEQQSRNPLTRPDPDLLSEFRAGMAVGYALDETGEPEDEPVRVPPSLLPTHYGRFGTTGAGKSKAQINELLSLYANTSGPTIHIEPKGDGMTENYMRAHAAGFGLEDLEENVIHFSIPEDLPGFSFFNIQPALENGVRREDAVQKKADHYEEILKLVMGQERYERATVAPGLIKTLIKALFDEEHGRENGQYRESTEYFAHRQLENALDQLWEAGPPQPDLSAAPQSTDEAVTRSLRRQLQADKTTFSNIMGGVSNRLAMISDDATLRRIFNNTDPQFDFRDLLDEDTMVLFDLGDLREDAARIMTGVILTNLEAALQEENQDVATHPDEYVVNLLIDEAASVAVSDVMNNLLEQGRSFRLSVGLSMQFPEQMKAEGGRRAYLNVLNNVGSPLVGKISVDRELAQAMAHEEMDPEDFANRIRSLPRGEWIANLPSPVFGETGPYPFSLAPLPIPTGHPESDQPLTSDEEARFEDTLTRLHDHVGDAYGVTEDETPTTQTPEELGDVLDVADGELDVALAKVVRSVQLRTRSREGNDWVAVETVDDELRRLFEDADADAPTYEELSSVRQRSRFLETTVDMDADELVIRLTNDGEDVATPETGSVQSAGSEKHDTALEQIEQELTAQGFTVSILTQDGSEKPDARATHPDFEEPFAIEVETTTPENPAKVLVNLRKAQDKGEFPLFVVRPGSSQTEWAERVE